Proteins encoded within one genomic window of Oryza brachyantha chromosome 7, ObraRS2, whole genome shotgun sequence:
- the LOC102719316 gene encoding importin-11, producing MALSAGDVPTMYTVLVNSLSADEAVRRPAEAALAQCEARPGFCSCLLEIVSARGLACREDVRLLATVYFKNSINRYWRHRRDSYGISNEEKDHLRKNLFLNIREENSQIALQLAVLISKIARLDYPKEWPDLFSVLAQQLQSADVLASHRVFMVLFRTLKELSTKRLAVDQRNYAEITRHLFEYTWNLWKSDVQTILQNLSMLSQRSDIDSILEQSNDLMLICDRWLLCLKIIRQLIFSGYASDSTTAQEVWQVREVCPTVLTAIQSLLPYYSSYKDKQAKLWDFAKRACTKLMKVLVTLQGRHPYSFVHQGVLPAIVDFCLNMITNPEQGGTSFEEFLIQSMVFVKSVLECKEYKPSPTGRVINEGSQPLSLEQRKKNFAAVASDMLKVVLPGDRVMLLCNVLIRRYFIYTTKDLEEWSENPESFHHEQNLVQWTEKQRPCAEALFIVIFENYREQLAPVVVSILREAMALSPPLETDVTAGMLLKDAAYTAAGHVYYELSNYLSFNEWFHGSLSIEISNGHPNMRIIRRKIALLLGQWISEIKGGTRKLVYHALVGLLQDNDIAVRLAACSSLCYLFQESSFSELDLFECLPTCWTMCFKLTEDVQEFDSKVQVLNFISVLLEHAGDKVIPFASQLSHFFQKIWDESAGESLLQIQLLAALRTFISSLGYQSPLSYHMLIPILQSGINIDSPDALNLLEDSVLLWETTLLNAPSIVSQLLDLFPYLVGIVNRSFDHLQVTINIIEDYIIFGGSEFLKRHGASLANVLDTIVGNVNDKGLLTALPIIDLIIQLFPQEAPPLISSSLQKLIFICLNQDDEHNPSRTTVRASAGAIFARLLVMNTNFTGQLLSEPALLTSIQQTGISVNNNLLLCLVDMWIDKVDDANVVQQKEYAMALSVILTLHVPQVIDKLDDILSVCTTVIIGGREVKTEDDTSGDITSSSWLGNDNSGYSNTSKELRKRQVKDSDPIKQASLEDMLRDNLKACASLHGDATFNAAIGRIHPAAFAQLQQALNIA from the exons ATGGCGCTCTCCGCCGGCGATGTGCCCACGATGTACACCGTCCTCGTCAACTCGCTCAGCGCCGAcgaggcggtgcggcggcCGGCTGAAGCAGCTCTCGCGCAGTGCGAGGCCCGCCCAGGATTCTGCTCATGCCTATTA GAGATCGTTTCCGCAAGGGGTTTGGCTTGCCGTGAAGACGTGCGTCTGCTTGCCacagtatattttaagaacAGCATCAATCGCTATTGGCGGCATCGCCGGGATTCCTA TGGAATTAGCAACGAGGAGAAGGATCACCTTCGAAAAAATCTTTTCTTAAATATACGAGAGGAGAATAGCCAG ATTGCACTTCAGTTAGCTGTGCTAATTTCCAAGATTGCACGCCTAGATTACCCAAAAGAATG GCCGGACCTCTTCTCTGTATTGGCACAACAGCTGCAGTCAGCTGATGTTCTTGCTTCACATCGTGTGTTTATGGTCCTGTTTCGCACTCTGAAGGAGCTATCAACTAAGCGGCTTGCTGTTGATCAGAGGAACTATGCTGAG ATCACTCGTCACTTGTTTGAGTATACCTGGAACCTCTGGAAGAGTGATGTGCAGACTATATTACAGAATCTTTCTATGCTGTCACAGCGGAGTGACATAGATTCCATTTTAGAACAATCAAATGATCTTATGTTGATCTGTGACCGGTGGTTGCTTTGTCTAAAAATCATCCGGCAACTAATATTTTCAGGATATGCAAGTGACTCAACAACCGCTCAG GAAGTCTGGCAGGTCAGAGAAGTTTGTCCAACAGTTTTAACTGCCATTCAATCCCTCCTTCCTTATT ATTCCTCCTACAAAGATAAGCAGGCCAAGCTATGGGATTTTGCAAAAAGAGCATGCACTAAGTTGATGAAAGTCCTTGTTACCTTGCAAGGCAGACATCCATATTCTTTCGTTCACCAAGGTGTGCTTCCAGCTATAGTTGATTTCTGTTTGAATATGATCACAAATCCAGAACAGGGTGGCACATCCTTTGAGGAGTTCCTTATACAAAGCATGGTTTTTGTTAAATCCGTATTGGAGTGTAAAGAATACAAACCAAGTCCAACAGGTCGTGTGATCAATGAAGGTTCACAGCCTTTAAGTCTGGAGCAACGGAAGAAAAACTTTGCAGCAGTGGCTAGTGATATGCTGAAGGTTGTTTTGCCTGGTGACCGTGTTATGTTGTTGTGTAACGTTTTGATAAGAAG GTATTTCATTTACACAACAAAAGATTTGGAGGAATGGTCAGAGAATCCAGAGTCATTTCATCATGAGCAGAATTTGGTACAATGGACTGAGAAACAACGCCCATGTGCTGAAGCCCTCTTTATTGTTATCTTTGAGAACTATCGAGAG CAGTTAGCTCCAGTTGTTGTGTCCATTCTTCGTGAAGCCATGGCTCTTTCTCCACCTCTGGAAACCGATGTTACTGCTGGAATGCTTTTGAAGGATGCTGCTTATACAGCTGCCGGGCATGTTTATTATGAACTTTCAAATTACCTTAGTTTTAATGAATG GTTCCATGGATCTCTATCAATCGAAATTTCAAATGGTCACCCAAATATGCGTATCATCCGTCGAAAGATCGCTTTGCTACTTGGTCAATGGATTTCTGAG ATCAAGGGTGGCACCAGGAAATTAGTCTATCATGCTTTGGTTGGATTGCTGCAGGACAATGACATAGCTGTCAGG CTAGCAGCATGCTCTTCTTTGTGTTATCTTTTTCAAGAATCAAGCTTTTCAGAACTAGATTTGTTCGAATGTCTTCCTACATGTTGGACAATGTGTTTCAAGTTGACAGAAGATGTCCAAGAATTTGATTCGAAG GTGCAAGTGTTGAATTTCATTTCAGTCCTTCTTGAACATGCTGGAGACAAGGTTATTCCATTTGCAAGTCAGttatcacatttttttcagAAG ATCTGGGACGAATCTGCAGGTGAAAGCCTGCTTCAGATTCAATTGCTAGCAGCACTTAGAACATTTATTTCTTCTCTTGGATACCAGTCACCTCTTTCTTACCATATGCTTATTCCTATACTCCAAAGTGGTATAAACATTGATAGTCCAGATGCTCTTAATCTTCTTGAGGACAGTGTTCTG TTGTGGGAAACAACCCTTTTGAATGCTCCTTCCATCGTATCTCAACTGCTGGATCTCTTCCCATATCTTGTGGGCATTGTGAATAGAAGCTTCGATCATCTGCAG GTCACAATCAACATAATTGAGGACTACATAATTTTTGGTGGATCAGAATTTTTGAAAAGGCATGGTGCAAGCCTGGCGAACGTTCTTGATACTATTGTTGGAAATGTTAACGACAAGGGTCTTCTCACTGCACTACCTATCATCGATCTCATTATTCAG CTCTTTCCTCAGGAAGCACCACCACTAATATCTAGTTCTCTTCAG AAACTTATCTTCATATGTTTGAATCAAGACGATGAACACAATCCTTCTAGGACAACTGTCCGTGCATCTGCCGGAGCAATTTTTGCTAGACTTCTGGTGATGAATACAAACTTTACAGGACAACTATTATCAGAGCCTGCCCTTCTGACAAGCATTCAACAAACAGGGATTTCTGTAAACAATAATCTGCTGCTTTGTTTGGTTGATATGTGGATTGACAAG GTAGATGATGCAAATGTTGTACAGCAGAAAGAATATGCAATGGCTCTTTCTGTAATTTTGACCTTACATGTACCTCAAGTTATTGACAAACTTGATGACATATTAag TGTCTGCACTACTGTTATCATTGGAGGCCGTGAAGTGAAGACTGAAGATGATACCAG TGGTGATATTACAAGCTCTTCCTGGCTTGGCAATGATAATTCAGGTTATTCTAACACAAGCAAAGAGTTGAGAAAGCGACAA GTGAAGGACTCGGATCCTATCAAGCAAGCTTCTCTAGAGGACATGCTAAGAGATAACTTAAAAGCATGTGCATCACTCCATGGGGATGCGACTTTCAATGCTGCCATTGGCAGGATCCACCCAGCAGCATTTGCTCAGTTGCAGCAGGCCCTGAATATTGCATGA
- the LOC102701561 gene encoding probable AMP deaminase: protein MDSTYALHLAVATLLGASVAAASAYYMHRKTLDQLLRFARSLDRRLLDADDLELEHHPPDHDRRTTLPIPPGLPPLHTAREGKPIISPASTKRVGPLVRPTTPRSPVPIVSAFESIEDSDGDDENLAPDSKNNAVYLGTNGAIGSDPLPGKANQNGDVKPVSSTDMIRSQSATGSLHGTQLNPVAADILRKEPEHETFSRINITAVETPSPDEIEAYKVLQKCLELREKYIFREEVAPWEKEIITDPSTPKPNPNPFHYEYQTKTDHHFEMVDGVVHVYPNKDSKERVFPVADATTFFTDMHYILRVLAAGDIRTVCHKRLNLLEQKFNLHLMVNADRELLAQKAAPHRDFYNVRKVDTHVHHSACMNQKHLLRFIKSKLRKEPDEVVIFRDGTYLTLKEVFESLDLTGYDLNVDLLDVHADKSTFHRFDKFNLKYNPCGQSRLREIFLKQDNLIQGRFLAELTKEVFSDLEASKYQMAEYRISIYGRKKSEWDQMASWIVNNELYSENVVWLIQIPRIYNVYREMGTINSFQNLLDNIFLPLFEVTVDPASHPQLHVFLQQVVGLDLVDDESKPERRPTKHMPTPEQWTNVFNPAYAYYVYYCYANLYTLNKLRESKGMTTIKLRPHCGEAGDIDHLAAAFLTAHNIAHGVNLKKSPVLQYLYYLAQIGLAMSPLSNNSLFIDYHRNPFPTFFLRGLNVSLSTDDPLQIHLTKEPLVEEYSIAASLWKLSSCDLCEVARNSVYQSGFSHRLKSHWIGRNYYKRGHYGNDIHQTNVPHIRIEFRHTIWKEEMELIYLGKVDLPEEIDR from the exons ATGGACTCCACCTACGccctccacctcgccgtcgccacgctCCTCGgcgcctccgtcgccgccgcctccgcctacTACATGCACCGCAAGACCCTCGACCAGCTCCTCCGCTTCGCCCGCTCCCtcgaccgccgcctcctcgacgccgacgaccTGGAACTGGAACACCACCCTCCCGACCACGATCGCCGGACCACCCTTCCCATCCCGCCAGGCCTTCCGCCGCTTCACACCGCCCGAGAAG GAAAGCCGATTATTTCACCAGCTTCCACCAAAAGAGTTGGACCTCTAGTTAGACCTACTACACCAAGATCCCCTGTTCCTATTGTCAGTGCGTTTGAGAGTATCGAAGATTCAGATGGTGATGATGAGAATCTTGCCCCAGATTCTAAAAACAATGCCGTTTACTTGGGTACAAATGGAGCTATT GGATCAGATCCCCTTCCGGGTAAAGCAAATCAGAATGGGGATGTAAAACCAGTATCATCAACAGACATGATTAGATCTCAAAGTGCAACAGGTAGTCTGCATGGGACCCAGCTCAATCCAGTTGCTGCAGATATTCTTCGAAAGGAACCTGAACATGAGACTTTCAGTAGGATCAATATCACAGCTGTTG AGACTCCATCTCCTGATGAAATTGAAGCATATAAAGTTCTTCAGAAATGTCTTGAGCTACGAGAGAAGTATATCTTTAGAGAAGAAGTTGCTCCTTGGGAGAAGGAAATCATTACTGATCCTAGTACTCCAAAACCTAATCCAAACCCTTTCCATTATGAATATCAGACTAAAACTGAT CATCACTTTGAAATGGTTGATGGTGTTGTTCATGTATACCCCAATAAAGACT CTAAAGAAAGAGTCTTCCCTGTTGCTGATGCTACTACGTTTTTTACTGATATGCACTATATCCTCCGTGTGTTGGCTGCTGGGGATATTCGAACCGTGTGTCATAAACGCTTAAATCTTCTAGAGCAG AAATTCAATCTTCATTTGATGGTCAACGCCGATAGAGAACTACTTGCTCAGAAAGCTGCACCCCATCGCGACTTCTACAATGTCAGGAAAGTTGATACTCATGTTCATCACTCTGCGTGCATGAATCAGAAGCATTTGTTGAGATTTATCAAGTCCAAGTTGAGGAAGGAACCTGATGAG GTTGTGATTTTTAGAGATGGGACCTACTTGACTCTCAAAGAGGTTTTTGAGAGTTTGGACTTGACTGG GTATGACCTCAATGTTGATCTCTTAGATGTGCATGCTGATAAGAGTACATTCCATCGCTTTGACAAGTTCAATCTGAAGTATAATCCTTGTGGCCAATCCCGCCTGAGGGAAATCTTTCTTAAACAGGACAACCTTATTCAAG GCCGATTTCTTGCTGAATTGACGAAAGAAGTGTTTTCTGACCTTGAAGCAAGTAAATATCAG ATGGCTGAGTATCGAATATCTATCtatgggagaaaaaaaagtgaatgGGATCAGATGGCAAGTTGGATAGTGAATAATGAATTGTACAGCGAGAATGTTGTTTGGTTAATTCAG ATTCCTCGGATATACAATGTATACAGGGAGATGGGCACAATCAATTCTTTCCAGAACCTGCTTGACAATATTTTTCTGCCTCTTTTTGAAGTAACTGTTGATCCTGCTTCACATCCTCAGCTGCATGTCTTCTTGCAACAG GTCGTTGGGCTGGATTTGGTGGATGATGAAAGCAAACCAGAGAGGCGCCCAACAAAACACATGCCCACACCTGAGCAATGGACTAATGTTTTTAATCCAGCATATGCATATTATGTATACTATTGTTATGCTAACTTGTACACACTGAACAAG CTTCGTGAGTCCAAGGGTATGACAACAATCAAACTTCGTCCACACTGTGGGGAG GCTGGCGATATTGACCATCTTGCTGCAGCATTTCTTACTGCTCATAATATTGCTCATGGGGTGAACTTAAAGAAGTCCCCTGTACTCCAGTATCTGTATTACCTAGCTCAG ATTGGTCTTGCCATGTCTCCTTTAAGCAACAATTCGTTGTTTATAGACTATCATCGAAACCCTTTCCCAACATTTTTCCTAAGAGGCCTTAATGTTTCTCTCTCAACTGACGACCCTTTGCAAATTCACCTGACAAAAGAACCTTTGGTTGAAGAATATAGCATCGCTGCTTCG CTGTGGAAGCTAAGTTCATGCGACCTGTGTGAAGTCGCTAGGAATTCTGTCTACCAGTCTGGTTTCTCTCATAGGCTCAAG TCACACTGGATTGGTagaaactactataaaagagGTCATTATGGCAATGACATTCACCAGACAAATGTTCCTCACATCAGGATTGAATTCCGACACACT ATTTGGAAAGAAGAAATGGAGCTGATATACCTCGGGAAGGTTGACCTACCCGAAGAAATTGACAGGTGA